From one Rhopalosiphum padi isolate XX-2018 chromosome 2, ASM2088224v1, whole genome shotgun sequence genomic stretch:
- the LOC132923406 gene encoding anaphase-promoting complex subunit 4 has protein sequence MTTMYGNGMKQLEERHVPTKVLKMEWSNKMDLLAIAKEHGEVSLHRLTWQRVWSLAAPKDKTLVTALAWRPDGKQLAIAYDSLDLLLVDVENKDIAFSKTTESKVTSLVWVQQEKPQKKDTIDSVLIKMNGLDYLPKLQSLVLRDTPEEENKIPKVQDTLNLLLVGMSNCEVQILALGIFLCGSIKLAEVFKKECTVLNIHMPVDFSYLYVAIQYYYGTIEIVTIKLQDCDTCWDDVYDLAFKHDQLLSSLDYLDQTMKNILETWEHVSLMEMELKLSSYCPEDPEMVSTDLLELLIYGILTERMDQFLKRDLTDKGIKKIGLSIESSHTNVQKLVVNQLSEVTNQILFQLVEISGMSLKKYECLGLTEHSVKKALRSVNGFLMKCNEVQIVIEESLTRYKLFFKWLYGMMIKLNDDNSASDPSLSDTSQHELNMLAEYINGLGETGAKAKDYKLDRVGQYFLDGDLEFPYDARSQWWSLLQDNPCMEENELILAAPRGHSLTRQFAVLKADLMDIFAQRKTFFDKTFVMYDNVPLEGPSGLSHGRTRVSMVDLPNHKLLVCCVRELGAHDFGFYELMAYGDTQEVTHRSTTVFYSCDGVKQNVHDVQFYSPDYVSVLTETLDRATNRFSLFIQLSTSSVRSHCSTDGLTTCRIGQPSADSDSGGSCHTLSDYTCRVVENMAASSFAVSGTRKVAVLLSHSRHKVRLFEMEVDDEEDEDEDSAMDITRDSNMTDETM, from the exons ATGACTACCATGTACGGAAACGGTATGAAACAATTGGAAGAGCGGCATGTGCCCACTAAAGTCCTGAAAATGGAATGGTCAAATAAAATGGATCTATTGGCCATAGCCAAGGAACACG gtGAGGTGTCTTTACATCGTCTCACTTGGCAACGAGTTTGGTCCTTAGCTGCCCCAAAAGATAAGACATTGGTGACTGCATTGGCTTGGAGACCCGATGGAAAACAGCTGGCAATAGCATATGATTCAC ttgatttattattagtgGATGTGGAAAATAAAGACATCGCTTTCAGCAAAACTACAGAAAGTAAAGTCACTTCTTTGGTGTGGGTGCAGCAAGAAAAACCCCAGAAGAAAGACACCATAGATTCTGTACTGATtaag atgaaTGGTCTCGATTATCTCCCAAAACTCCAAAGCTTGGTTCTTCGTGATACACCTGAAGAGGAGAACAAGATACCTAAAGTCCAAGacacattaaatttattgttagtcGGCATGAGCAATTGTGAAGTACAAATATTAGCACTGGGTATATTTTTGTGCGGATCTATTAAATTGGCTgaggtatttaaaaaagaatgtaCCGTGCTAAATATACACATGCCAGTAGATTTTAGTTATCTATATGTGGCTATTCAATATTACTACGGTACTATAGAAATAGTGACGATTAAATTACAAGATTGTGACACATGCTGGGACGACGTTTATGATTTGGCATTCAAACACGATCAGTTGTTGTCGTCATTAGATTATTTAGACCAAACAATGAAAAACATACTGGAAACGTGGGAACATGTATCGTTAATGGAAATGGAACTGAAACTGAGCTCTTATTGCCCAGAAGACCCGGAAATGGTGTCAACTGATCTATTGGAACTGTTGATCTATGGAATATTAACAGAACGCATGGACCAGTTCTTGAAAAGAGATTTGACTGACAAGGGCATTAAGAAAATTGGTCTATCGATCGAGTCGAGCCACACCAACGTTCAGAAACTGGTGGTGAATCAGCTGTCGGAGGTGACCAATCAGATTCTGTTCCAGCTGGTGGAGATATCAGGAATGTCGCTGAAAAAGTACGAATGCCTTGGACTGACAGAGCACAGCGTAAAGAAAGCTTTACGGTCGGTGAACGGGTTCCTGATGAAGTGTAACGAGGTACAGATCGTCATCGAAGAGTCGCTGACTCGGTACAAGTTGTTCTTCAAGTGGCTGTACGGCATGATGATCAAGCTTAACGACGATAACTCGGCTAGCGACCCGTCGTTGTCGGACACGTCGCAACACGAGCTCAACATGCTGGCCGAGTACATAAACGGGCTGGGAGAGACCGGGGCGAAGGCCAAAGACTACAAGCTGGACCGGGTAGGCCAGTATTTCCTGGACGGCGACCTGGAGTTCCCGTACGACGCTCGCAGCCAGTGGTGGTCACTACTCCAGGACAACCCGTGCATGGAAGAGAACGAGTTGATCTTGGCGGCGCCCCGGGGCCATTCGCTGACTCGGCAGTTCGCCGTGCTCAAGGCCGACCTGATGGACATATTCGCGCAGCGCAAGACGTTCTTCGACAAGACGTTCGTGATGTACGACAACGTGCCGTTAGAAGGGCCGTCGGGGCTGTCGCACGGCCGCACCCGTGTCAGCATGGTGGACCTGCCCAATCACAAGCTGCTAGTGTGCTGCGTTCGAGAACTCGGTGCTCACGACTTCGGGTTCTACGAACTGATGGCGTACGGCGACACGCAAGAGGTGACGCATCGTAGCACCACCGTGTTCTACTCGTGCGACGGCGTCAAGCAGAACGTGCACGACGTGCAGTTCTACTCGCCCGACTACGTGTCCGTGCTGACGGAAACGCTCGACCGGGCGACCAACCGTTTCTCGCTGTTCATACAGCTGTCCACCAGCAGTGTGCGCAGTCACTGTTCGACGGACGGACTGACCACGTGTAGGATAGGTCAGCCGAGTGCCGACAGTGACAGCGGCGGAAGCTGTCACACGCTGAGCGATTACACGTGCCGAGTGGTGGAGAACATGGCGGCCTCGAGTTTCGCGGTCAGCGGCACCCGGAAAGTGGCCGTGTTGTTGTCGCACAGCCGGCACAAGGTCCGGCTGTTCGAGATGGAGGTGGACGACGAAGAGGACGAGGACGAGGACAGTGCAATGGACATCACGCGGGACTCCAACATGACGGACGAGACTATGTGA